The nucleotide sequence CGTGGTGCAGGGTGTCGATCACATCGTCCCGGTGGACATGTACCTGCCGGGCTGCCCGCCGCGGCCGGAGATGTTGATCGACGCCATCCTCAAGCTGCACGCGAAGATCATGGACGAGCCGATGGGGCCGGTCCGGGCCGGCGAGAGGCTCGGCGTCCGCACCGATCTCGTTCCGTCGTCGGTGCGCTACGGCCGCAACGGCGTCGTCCACGGTCAGCGTCCACCCAGCGACGCCCAGCTGGCGGCCTCCGCGTCGGCGGTCGAGAGCGACGCCTGGAAGGCGGTCCGCCCGTGACCGGCCCCCAGGATCCCGCGGCCGCATCGTCCTCCGAGCAGCCGGGTGATCTGGCCCCGGGGGCCGTCTCCTCGGTGGACTCGCCGGCCACCTCCCCGGCGGGTGGGACCACCGACGCGCGGCATCAGACCCCGGTCCCCGGAACGGATCTCGCGTCTGCGGCGCTGAACGGACCGACCGGTCCCGGGGTCGCCCCGGTGGGCGTCGAGCGGACCGGGATGTTCGGCGTGCACGGCTCGGGCGACACCTCGGGGTTCGGACTTCTCGTCAGCCAGCCCTATGCGCCGGCCCCGGCGGAACGGCCGTTCGGTGGGCCGGGACCCCGCGGAGCGAGGGGCGAGCGCACCGGTGGCTCCGACCAGGGTCGAGGAAGCTTCGACGAGGTCGCCGACGCACTGGCCGCGGCGATGGTCGAGCGTTCGATCCCGTCGTCGGCGCTGATCCAGACGACGGTGGCCAACGGCGAGATCACCTTCTACTTCGGCCGGGAGCATCTCTCGGCACTGTTCTGGGCGCTGCGGGACGATTCCTCGCTGAAATTCGAGCTGGCCTCGTCCATCTCGGGCGTCGACTACGGACCTGACGTGCCGCGCCGGCTGCACGTGGTGTACGAGCTGACCTCGATGACCTACCGCCGGCGAATCCGGATCGAGGTCGCGGTCGGCGTCGACAACCCGCATGTGCCCAGCGCCGTCGCCACGTATCCGACGGCCGACTGGCACGAGCGCGAGACGTGGGACATGTTCGGCATCATCTTCGACGGGCATCCGGGACTGACCCGCATCCTGATGCCGGACGACTGGGACGGGCATCCCCAACGCAAGGACTATCCGCTGGGCGGCATCCCGGTGGAATACAAGGGCGCGGAGATCCCGGCGCCGGACCAGCGAAGGAGTTACTCGTGAGTGATCGACGTGACTGACTACCAGGATCCGGTCTTCGCCGAGGACTTCCTGCCGGACGACATCCGTGGTGGCGAGCCACGTGTCGCACGTGGCACGGCGACCACCGAGGGGCGCGTCTTCACCGTCACCGGCGGCGACTGGGACGACATGCTGGCCGACGGCAACTTCGGTGACGGCGGCGATTCCGACGAACGGATCATCGTCAACATGGGTCCGCAGCACCCGTCCACCCATGGCGTGCTCCGGCTGATCCTGGAGATCGAGGGGGAGACGGTGGTGCAGGCGCGGTCGGTGATCGGCTACCTGCACACCGGGATCGAGAAGTCCTGCGAGTTCCGCTCGTGGACCCAGGGCGTCACCTTCGTCACCCGCGCCGACTACCTCTCGCCGGCCTTCAACGAGGCCGCCTACTGCATGGCGATCGAGAAGCTCCTGGAGATCGAGGTTCCGCGCCGCGCACAGGTGATCCGGGTGCTGCTGATGGAGCTCACCCGCATTTCCTCGCACCTCGTCGCGGTCGCCACGGGCGGTATGGAACTGGGCGCTCTCACCGGGATGACGATGGGCTTCCGGGAGCGTGAGGAGGCCCTGCATCTGATGGAGTTCCTCACTGGGCTCCGGATGAACATGGCCTTCATCCGGCCGGGCGGAGTGGCCCAGGAGTTGCCGGCCGATTCGATCGACCACATCAACGCGTTCATCGCGAAGATGGAGACGCGACTCCCGGAGTACGACAAATTGCTGACCGGGCAACCGGTCTGGAAGATGCGGACGAAGGGTGTCGGGATCCTGCCGCTGGAGGCCTGCATGCAGTTGGGCATCACCGGGCCGGTTCTCCGATCGGCCGGCCTCCCGTGGGATCTGCGCAAGACGATGCCCTACTGCGGCTACGAGGAGTACGACTTCGAGGTGCCCACCTCGACCGACGCGGACTGCTACGCCCGCTACCTGCTCCGGGTCGCCGAGATGCACGAGTCCCTGAAGATCATGAAGCAGGCGGTGGCCAAGCTGGCCGAGCCGGGCCCGGTGATGGTGCAGGACAAGAAGATCGGCTGGCCGGCGCAGCTGTCCATCGGCTCCGACGGGATGGGCAACTCGCTCGAGTACATCAAGAAGATCATGGGCAGCTCGATGGAATCGCTGATCCACCACTTCAAGCTGGTCACCGAGGGATTCCACGTGCCGGCCGGCCAGGCCTACGTGGGGATCGAGAACCCGCGCGGCGAACTGGGGTGCCACGTCGTCTCCGACGGCGGTACCAAACCGTTCCGGGTGCACCTGCGGGACCCGGGTTTCGTGAATCTGCAGGCCATGCCGGCGATGAGCGAGGGCAGCCTGATCGCCGACGTCGTCGCAGCCGTTGCGTCCATCGACCCGGTGATGGGTGGGGTGGACCGGTGACGACAGCAGCGCACCGCAGGATCGGGGTACCCGAGTTCCTGGCCACCGACGTCGTTTTCGACCGCCTGACCCACGACCGTGCCGCCGAGCTGATCAGTCGCTACCCGTATTCGAGATCGGCGTTGCTCCCCCTGCTGCATCTGGTGCAATCGGTCGAAGGTTTCGTCAGCCAGCCCGGCATCGAGTTCTGCGCCGCCAAGCTGTCCCTCACCTCCGCGGAGGTGTCGGCGGTGGCGACGTTCTACACGATGTACAAGCGCACCCCGTGCGGGGAGCACCTGGTCAGCGTCTGCACCAACGCGCTGTGCGCGGTGCTGGGCGGCGACGCGATCTTCTCGACGCTGTCGGCCCACCTCGGAGTCGGTCACGAGGAGACCGCCGGTGAACCCGGGGCCGTCGGCTCCATCACGTTGGAGACGGCCGAGTGCCTGGCGGCGTGCGATCACGGCCCGGTGCTGCAGGTCAACTACGAGTACTACGACAACCAGACCCCTGACGGGGCACTGGATCTGATCACCGCGTTGCAGGCCGGTCAGAAGCCCGCGCCGACCAGAGGTGCGCCGCTGTCGGACTTCCGCACCATCGAACTCGAGATCGCCGGCATCATGCCGGATCTCGTGGCGGAGGTGGCCGGTCCCTCTGTCTCGCCGATGACCCTGCGCGGTTCGGTGCTCGCCGAGCACACCGGCCAGACCGCGCCGGCCATGCCCGACCACGTCGAATTTCCGCCGCTCCCGGAGAAGAAGTGACGTCATGACCACAGCAGACAAGCCCGTTTCGCCCACCGCTCCCGCACCGGCGTCCGGACCGGCCACGATGACCCCGGTGCTGACCCGCCGCTGGGCCTCCCCCGAGTCCTGGTCGATCAGGACCTACCGTCGTCTGGACGGGTACGAGGCCCTGCCGAAAGCGCTCGCCGTCGAGCCCGGCCGGGTGGTCGAGCTGCTGAAGAACTCCGGCCTGCGCGGTCGCGGTGGAGCGGGTTTCCCGACCGGTCTCAAGTGGTCGTTCCTGCCCCAGGGCGACGGCAAACCGCACTACCTGGTGGTCAACGCCGACGAGGGAGAACCCGGTACCTGCAAGGACATCCCCTCGATGATGGCCGATCCGCATGCGCTGATCGAGGGCTGCATCATCACCTGCTTCGCCATCCGGAGCGAGTTCTGCGCGATCTACGTCCGCGGTGAGGCGATCCATTCGCTGCGCCGCCTGACCCATGCGGTGAACGAGGCCAGGGCCGCCGGTTTCCTGGGCCGGAACATCCTCGGCACGGGTTTCAACCTCGAGATCGTGGTCCACGCCGGCGCCGGCGCGTACATCTGCGGCGAGGAGACGGCCCTGCTGGACTCGCTGGAGGGCCGCCGCGGCCAGCCGCGACTGAAGCCTCCGTTCCCCGCCGTCGCCGGCCTGTACGCCAGCCCGACGGTGGTCAACAACGTCGAGACGATCATGTCGGTGCCGCCCATCGTGCTCGGCGGCAGCGACTGGTACCGGTCGATGGGGACCGAGAAGTCGCCCGGCCCCAAGATCTACTCGCTGTCCGGGCACGTCACCCGGCCGGGCCAGTACGAGGCACCGATGGGTACCACCCTGCGTCAGTTGCTGGAGTCCGCCGGCGGCATGCTGGACGGGATCCCCCTGAAGTTCTTCACCCCGGGGGGTTCCTCGACACCGATCTTCACCCCGCAGCATCTCGACGTCCCTTTGTCCTTCGACGATGTCGCCGCCGCCGGGTCGATGCTCGGCACCACCGCGCTGATGTGCTTCAACGAGACCGTGTCGGTGCCCTGGGCCGTCTGGAAGTGGCTGGAGTTCTACAAGCACGAGTCGTGCGGCAAGTGCACACCGTGCCGGGAGGGCACCGGCTGGCTGGTGCAGATCCTGCGCCGGGTGGTCTCCGGCTCGGGGACCCTGGAGGACCTGGACACGCTCTCCGATGCCGCCGGCAACATCGCCGGGCGCTCGTTCTGCGCTCTCGGTGACGCCGCGGCGACGCCGATCCTGTCCAGCTTCAAGTACTTCCGTCACGAGTTCGAGGATCTGGTCACCGGGCGGACGGCTCCGGTCGTCGAATCGCGACTCCTGGTCGGGGCACACTGATGACCCAGACCGTCAACCCGCCGGCGGTGCCGCAGGAGAAGCCGGTGCCCGCAGGTTATGTGCGGCTGACCATCGACGGCGTCGTGGTCGATGCGCCCAAGGGCGAGCTGATCATCCGGGCCGCCGAACGCATCGGGACGGCCATCCCGCGCTTCTGCGACCACCCCCTGCTGGAGCCGGTCGGTGCCTGCCGGCAGTGCCTGGTCGAGGTCGAGATGGGCGGACGCCCGATGCCGAAGCCGCAGGCGTCCTGCACCCAGACGGTCGCGGACGGCATGGTGGTGCACACGCAGGTCACCTCGCCGGTGGCTGCCAAGGCGCAGCGTTCCAACCTGGAGTTCCTGCTGCTGAACCACCCGCTGGACTGCCCGATCTGCGACAAGGGCGGCGAGTGCCCGCTGCAGAACCAGACCCTGGCCAACGGGTCCGCCGAATCCCGGATGCACGAGGCCAAGAGGGTGTTCACCAAGCCGATCGCGATCTCGACCGAGATCCTGCTGGACCGGGAGCGCTGCGTGCTCTGCCAGCGCTGCACCCGTTTCTCCGACCAGATCGCCGGAGACCAGTTCATCGATCTGCTGGAACGCGGCTCTGCGCAACAGATCGGGATCAACTCGGCCGAGCCGTTCCAGTCGTACTTCTCGGGCAACACCATCCAGATCTGTCCGGTCGGCGCGCTGACCTCGGCCGCCTACCGGTTCCGTTCCCGCCCGTTCGACCTGGTCTCCACGCCGACCGTCTGCGAGCACTGCGCCGACGGCTGCGCGCAGCGGACCGATCACCGCTCCGTCGGGGTGACCCGCCGGCTGGCCGCCTCCGATCCGGAGGTCAACGACGAGTGGAACTGCGACAAGGGCCGTTTCGCCTTCGCCTACACCGGGACCGGTGACCGCATCCTCCGCCCGATGGTCCGCGGCGCCGACGGCGAGTTGTCGCCCGTGTCGTGGACCGAAGCGATGTCCGCCGCTGCGGCCGGGCTGGCGACAGCCCGGGACACCGGTGGGGTCGGCGTGCTGCCCGGCGGCCGGCTGACCGTCACCGACGCCTACGCCTACGCGAAATTCACCCGACTGGCGTTGCGCACCAACGACATCGACTTCCGTGCACGGGCTCATTCCGCCGAGGAGGCTGCCTTCCTGGCGGCCAGGGTGACCGGGGTGACCCCCGACACCGGTGGCGTCACCTTCGCGTCCCTGGAGAAGGCGCCGGCCGTGCTGCTGGTGGCGCTGGAACCGGAAGAGGAGTCGCCGATCCTGTTCCTGCGACTGCGCAAGGCCTCCCGCCGGGGTGTGCCGGTCTTCTCGGTCGGCAGCGTGCTCTCCCGCGGGCTGGAGAAGATGGCGGGGACCCTGCTCACCGCCGTGCCCGGTGCGGAAGCCTCCCTGCTGGAACGCCTGTCGGCCGACGGGTCCACCGGCGCCGGTGGGGGAGATGCCGGAGCCCAGTCCGAGGAAGCCCACCTCCGGGCCGCGGCCGCGGTGCGGGCCGCCGGTGCGGTGGTGCTCGTCGGTGAGCGGGCCGCCGAGATCCCCGGCCTGCTCACTGCGGTGGGCGCTTTCGCCGACGCCACCGGCGCACGGCTCGCCTGGGTGCCGCGTCGGGCCGGCGAGCGTGGGGCGCTGGACGCCGGTGCGATCGGCAATCTGCTGCCCGGTGGCCGGCCGGTGTCCGACGAGGGCGCCCGTCATGAGGTCGAAACGGCCTGGAGCGCACCGGTTCCGGTCGAACCCGGTCGGGACACGTCAGGAATTCTGGACGCCGTCGGAGCGGGCGGACTGGCCGGTCTGCTGATCGGGGGGGTCGAACTCTCCGATCTGCCCGATCCGGCCGCCGCCCTGGCCGCGATCGCCGCCGCTGGATTCGTGGTCAGCCTCGAACTCCGCCGCAGCGCCGTCACCGAGTTGGCCGACGTGGTGTTCCCGGTCGCCGCCGTGGCGGAGAAGGCGGGTTCGTTCGTCAACTGGGAGGGCCGGAACCGACCGTTCGGTGCCGCGCTCGCCGAGTTCGGCACCCTGGACGAGGGCCGCATACTGGACACGCTCGGCGTCGAGATGGACGTCGATCTCTACACCCAGACCCCGATCGCGGCCCGCGCCGACATGGGTCGCCTCGGGGTGTGGGCCGGGAAGAGCGACCGCGCTGACGAACTCGTCGACTCCAGTCCCACCAGTCCCAGAACGTCCAAGTTGATCAGCGCGGACGATCAGGCATTTCTCGTGGCGAGCTGGCGGATGGCGCTGGACGGGAGCCGCGGGCTGGACGGCGAGCCCCATCTGGCCGGTACCGCGAAACCCGACGTCGTCCGGTTGTCGCCGGCCAGCGCGGCCCGGCTCGACCTCGGCGACGGGGACCCGGTCAAGGTCACCGGTCCGGCCGGCGGGGTGGTCACCCTCCCGCTGGCGATCACCACGATGGCCGACGGCGTGGTCTGGCTGCCGGGCCGGATCAACGCAACGCCGCTCGGTGCTCTGATCGGTGCCGTCGCGGCCGACCGCGTGCACGTCACCGCCGGAGAAGGGCTGAACCGCTGATGAGCATCCTGGGTGCACGGGCACCGTTCGCGTCCGACATCGGTCCGGGCGTCAGCAACGACGGTTCGACGCAGGCACTGCTGGCCGGCGACCCCTGGTGGTTGATGCTGATCAAGGCCGTGATCATCTTCGTCCTGCTGCTCCTGCTGACGCTGTTCGCGATCTGGTTCGAGCGCAAGGTCGTCGGGCGCATGCAGCATCGCCCCGGGCCCAACTGGAACGGCCCGTTCGGCGCGCTCCAATCGCTGGCCGACGCACTGAAGCTGATCTTCAAGGAGGGCATGATCCCGGCCCGCGCCGACAAGATCGTCTTCATCGCGGCACCGATCATGTCCGCCATCCCGGCGTTCCTGATCTTCTCGATCATCCCGCTCGGCGGCCAGGTGTCGATGTTCGGTCACCAGACCGCCCTGCAGATGACGGACCTCCCCGTCGGAGTGCTGGCTGCGCTCGCCTTCTCGTCGATCGGCGTCTACGGCATCGTGCTCGGCGGGTGGGCCTCCGGTTCCACCTATCCGTTGCTCGGCGGCCTCCGATCGGCGGCCCAGTTGATCTCCTACGAGGTCGCGATGGGTCTGTCCTTCGTCGCGGTGTTCCTCTACGCCGGCACGCTGTCCACCTCGGCGATCGTCAACCAGCAGACCGGCGGCTGGTACATCTGGCTGCTGCCGGTGTCGTTCATCGTCTACTGCGTCTCGATGGTCGGGGAGACCAACCGCGCGCCGTTCGACATGGCCGAGGCCGAGGGCGAGCTCGTCGGCGGCTTCAACACCGAGTACACCTCGATGCGCTTCGGCCTCTTCTTCCTGGCCGAGTACATCAACATGATCAACGTCTCGGCGATCGCCACCACGCTCTTCCTGGGCGGATGGCGTGCACCCTGGCCGGTCTCGCGGATCCCGGGAGCGAACGAGGGTTGGATCACGCTGATCTGGTTCTTCATCAAGATCCTGATCTTCATGTTCGGCTTCGTCTGGCTGCGGGGCACGTTGCCGCGCATCAGGTACGACCAGTTCATGACCCTAGGCTGGAAGATCCTGGTGCCGGTGTCCCTGGTCTGGATCGTCCTGGTCTCGACGGCGCGCGTGCTGAACTCCGCGACGAGCCTGACCACCCGACAGGTGCTGCTGTACATGGGCATACCGCTGGTCGTGATCCTGTTGGTCGCCGCCTTCTGGCCCGCGAAACAGATCGATCTCGACGACGACGGGGATGACGGGGGACTCGCGCTCGACCCGAACCTGGCCGACTCCCGTGTGGTGAACCCGCGACTGGGTGCCTACCCGATCCCGCCGATGGACCTCGTCGTCCCGGTTCCACCGATCAGGACCGCTCGCCCGGCACTACCAGTGGGCACGCCCGGCAGTGCCAGCAGTGCCGAGAGCAGCGAAGGAGCCAGCAGTGTCGTTTCTTGATCCCGTCAAGGGTTTCGGTGTCACCTTCGCCACCATGTTCCGGCCGGTGGTCACCGAGGACTACCCACGCAACCCGCTGCCCACCGCTGCGCGCTACCACGGGCGGCACCAGCTCAACCGTCATCCCGACGGGCTGGAGAAGTGCGTCGGCTGCGAACTCTGCGCCTGGGCGTGCCCGGCCGACGCGATCTTCGTCGAGGGCGGCGACAACACCGAGGAGGAGCGCTACTCACCCGGCGAGCGGTACGGCAAGAACTACCAGATCAACTACCTGCGCTGCATCGGTTGTGGATTGTGCATCGAGGCCTGCCCGACCCGTTCGCTGACCATGACGAACGAGTACGAACTGGCCGACGACGACCGGCAGCGTCTGATCTTCACCAAGGACCGTCTGCTGGCGCCGTTGCTGCCGGGGATGGAGCAGCCGCCGCACCCGATGCGACTGGGTGACGAGCAGGACTACTACGTCAGGGGCCCGGAACTGCTGCGCGATCCCGACGTGCGTCGCTCTGCGGCGCCGGCGGGCGCCGGCCACCCGACCGACGTTCCCGCTCACGACGGCGGTGTCGCATGAGTCTGGTCCAGGCCGCCGGGGACGCGGCCACCACCGTCGCCTCCGGAGGTGGGGAGCAGATCGCCTTCTGGATCCTGGCGCCGCTGGCGTTGCTCGGCGCGCTGGGGATGGTCTTCGCCAAGGGCGCGGTGCACTCGGCCCTGTGGTTGGTGCTGACCATGCTGTGCCTCGGCTGTCTGTACATGGCCCAGGGCGCCGAGTTCCTCGGTTTCGCGCAGATCATCGTCTACACCGGCGCGATCATGATGCTGTTCCTGTTCGTGCTGATGCTCACCGGCCGGGAGGCCGGCGACTCGGTGATCGAGGTCCTCAGGGGTCAGCGGGTCAAGGCCACGCTGGTCGGGATCGGTTTCGTGGCCCTGCTCGTCGCCGCGTTCGTGCGGGCGCTGCAGGGAACGACGTCGGTGGGGCTCGGGCCGTCCATGGCGCAGCGCGGACCGATCGGGTCGTTGGCCGCTGCCCTGTTCACCGACTACCTGTTCCCGTTCGAGCTCACCAGCGCCCTGCTGATCACCGCGGCCGTCGGCGCGATGGTGCTGGCCCATGTCGAGCGTGCCCCGGGCGAGAAGCGGACCCAGCGGCAGCGGGTCCACGAACGGATGCGTTCGGACCGGATGTCGCCGCTGCCAGGGCCGGGGGTGTTCGCGACCTCGTCGTCGAACGCCACGCCCGCACTCCTGCCGGACGGCAGTGTCGCGCCGGGATCGGTCTCCAACCTGGTCGAGCGGAGCGAGGCCATCCGGGTCACCACACGCAACTCGCAGGGTCGCTCGCTGGGCGCGATCGAGACGGCCGAGCATCCACAGCGGACCGACGGAGAGCACCGATGACCCCCGATCACTACCTGATCCTCTCGGCCCTGCTGTTCGGCATCGGCGCCGTCGGAGTGCTGGTGCGGCGCAACGCGATCGTCGTGTTCATGTGCATCGAGCTGATGCTCAACGCGGTGAACCTCTCGCTGGTCACCTTCGCCAGGATGCACGGCAACCTGGACGGGGTGCTGATGGCCTTCTTCGTGATGGTGGTGGCCGCGGCCGAGGTCGTCGTCGGGCTCGCCATCATCATGTCCATCTTCCGTAGTCGGCGCAGTGCCTCCGTCGACGACGCGAACCTGCTGAAGTTCTGACGGGGCGGGGAATTCCACAGTGACACCTCCAACGATCACCGCGATACCTCCGACGAGCACCGCGGCATCCGGCATCTCCAGCGTCGCCTGGCTGTTGTTGCTGCTGCCGATCGCCGGTGCGGTCGTGTTGCTGGTCGGTGGTCGGCGACTGGACCGGATCGGGCACTACATCGGTTGCGCCACCGTCATTCTCAGCTTCGCTCTCGGTGTGGCGATCTTCCTGTCCACCACCGGATCGGCCGCGGTCGACCGGATCCACTCGGTCCAGCTGTTCTCGTGGTTCAGCGCCGGCACCCTGGACGTCAACCTGGACCTCCGACTGGACCCGCTGTCGCTGACCTTCGTCCTGCTGATCACCGGTGTGGGATCGCTGATCCACATCTACTCGATCGGCTACATGGCGCACGATCCGCAACGCCGCAAGTTCTTCGCCTACCTCAACCTGTTCGTCGCGGCGATGCTGCTGCTGGTGCTCGGCGGCGGCTTCGTGTCGCTGTACTTCGGCTGGGAGGGCGTCGGTCTCGCGTCCTACCTGCTGATCGGTTTCTGGTCGGACCGGCCGGCTGCGGCCTCCGCGGCCAAGAAGGCGTTCCTGATGAACCGGGTCGGCGACGTCGGCCTGGCCCTGGCCATCTTCCTGATGTACAAGGAAATGGGAACCACCTCCTACCAGGGTGTTTTCGCCGCGATCCCGACCGTTTCCCCGGCAGTCGTGACCACCATCGCTCTGCTGTTGCTGCTCGGTGCCTGCGGCAAGTCCGGCCAGGTACCGCTGCAGGCCTGGCTTCCCGACGCGATGGAGGGCCCGACCCCGGTCTCGGCCCTGATCCACGCCGCGACCATGGTCACCGCCGGCGTCTACCTGATCGCCCGGTCGTCCCCGATCTACAACCTGACGTCCGACGGCCGCCTGGTGGTCACCATCATCGGGGCGGTGACGCTGCTGGTCGGCTGCATCGCCGGCTGCGCGAAGGACGACATCAAGAAAGTCCTTGCCTACTCGACGGTCTCGCAGATCGGATACATGTTCCTGGCCGTCGGCCTCGGCTCCGGGGTCTACGCCCTCGGCATCCTGCACCTGCTGACCCACGGGTTCTTCAAGGCCGGCCTGTTCCTCGGCGCCGGCAGCGTCATGCACGGGATGAACGACGACGTCGACATGCGTCACTACGGCGGTCTGGCCAACAAGATGCCGATCACCTTCTGGACGATCATGGCCGGATACCTTGCGCTGATCGGCTTCCCGTTCCTGTCCGGCTACTTCAGCAAGGACCCGATCATCGAGGCGGCCTTCTCGGCCGGCGGAGCCAAGGGTGCCCTGCTCGGCGGTGCCGCGCTGATCGGTGCCGGCCTGACGGCCTTCTACATGACCCGCCTGATGATCATGACCTTCTTCGGCGAGTCCCGCTGGAAGCAGTTGAAGTCCGCCGACGGGAGGGACTATCACCCGCACGAGTCGCCGAAGGTGATGACCATCCCGATGATCGTCCTGGCCATCGGGTCCGTCGGCGCGGGTGCATTCCTGGCCACCGGGAACCGGCTGGCGAACTGGCTCGCCCCGGCGGTCGGCAACTTCGAGGAGCCGCATCCGCCGGTCGCCAAGACCGTGATCACCATCGGCACCCTGGTGGTGGTCGCTCTCGGCGTCGGGATCGCGTACCTGGTCGTCGGTCGGGTGCCCGTGCCGGTCACCCGACCCGAGAAGGTCGGTGCGCTGGTGCGTTTCGCCCGTGCCGATGCCGGTGGCAACGCGATCAACGAGGCGCTGGTGGCCCGGCCCGGCCGATGGCTGGGTGGCGCTCTGGTCTTCACCGACACCCGTGGGGTGGACGGCGCGGTCAACGGTCTGGCGTCCGCGTTGGGCGCGCTGTCGAGTCGATGGCGGCGCTGGCAGAGCGGATTCGTTCGCTCGTATGCGTTGTCGATGCTCTCCGGCACCTTCCTGGTCGTCGCGGCCCTGATCGTGGTGAGGTTCGCATGAGCAACTTCCCCTACCTCGTCCTGCTCATCGCGATCCCCCTCGTCGGGGCCGGAGTCGTGGCCTTCATGGGCGGCGCCCCGGCGCGCACCGTCAAGCTGACGGCGTTGGCCTTCTCGCTGGTGGAACTCGTGGTGGCAGCGGCGTTGTGGATCGCCTACCGGCATCAGGAGACGGCCGCCCCGACGACGCAGTACGCGGCGTCGCCGTTCCGCGAGACCTACTCGGTCAACTGGATCCAGACGTTCGGCATCCACTTCTCCCTCGGCGTCGACGGCATCTCGCTGGTGATGATCGCGCTGATCGCCTTCCTGGTACCGATCGTGCTCGGCGCGTCGTGGGAGGAGAAGTTGCCCGAAGGGCGCACCATCGGCGGCTACTTCGCGCTGATCCTGGTGATGCAGGCGGCCATGACCGGTGTCTTCGCCGCCACCGACGTCTTCGTCTTCTACGTGATGTTCGAGGTGATGCTGATCCCGATGTACTTCCTGATCGGCGCCTTCGGCGGCCTCCGGGGCACCTACGCGGCGACCAAATTCTTCCTGTACTCGCTGATCGGCGGCCTGCTGATGCTGGCCTCCATCATCGGGCTCTTCGTGGCGTCCGGGCGGGTTCCGTCCCGGGTCGCCGCGGGGCTCGGCGGGACCCTGGACTGGAACAGCCTCCGGAACATCGCCCACGAGATCCCCACGTCCACCCAGCTCTGGATCTTCGGCGGATTCGCCATCGCCTTCGC is from Nakamurella sp. PAMC28650 and encodes:
- a CDS encoding NAD(P)H-dependent oxidoreductase subunit E, which translates into the protein MTTAAHRRIGVPEFLATDVVFDRLTHDRAAELISRYPYSRSALLPLLHLVQSVEGFVSQPGIEFCAAKLSLTSAEVSAVATFYTMYKRTPCGEHLVSVCTNALCAVLGGDAIFSTLSAHLGVGHEETAGEPGAVGSITLETAECLAACDHGPVLQVNYEYYDNQTPDGALDLITALQAGQKPAPTRGAPLSDFRTIELEIAGIMPDLVAEVAGPSVSPMTLRGSVLAEHTGQTAPAMPDHVEFPPLPEKK
- a CDS encoding NADH-quinone oxidoreductase subunit D produces the protein MPDDIRGGEPRVARGTATTEGRVFTVTGGDWDDMLADGNFGDGGDSDERIIVNMGPQHPSTHGVLRLILEIEGETVVQARSVIGYLHTGIEKSCEFRSWTQGVTFVTRADYLSPAFNEAAYCMAIEKLLEIEVPRRAQVIRVLLMELTRISSHLVAVATGGMELGALTGMTMGFREREEALHLMEFLTGLRMNMAFIRPGGVAQELPADSIDHINAFIAKMETRLPEYDKLLTGQPVWKMRTKGVGILPLEACMQLGITGPVLRSAGLPWDLRKTMPYCGYEEYDFEVPTSTDADCYARYLLRVAEMHESLKIMKQAVAKLAEPGPVMVQDKKIGWPAQLSIGSDGMGNSLEYIKKIMGSSMESLIHHFKLVTEGFHVPAGQAYVGIENPRGELGCHVVSDGGTKPFRVHLRDPGFVNLQAMPAMSEGSLIADVVAAVASIDPVMGGVDR
- a CDS encoding NADH-quinone oxidoreductase subunit C, which translates into the protein MDSPATSPAGGTTDARHQTPVPGTDLASAALNGPTGPGVAPVGVERTGMFGVHGSGDTSGFGLLVSQPYAPAPAERPFGGPGPRGARGERTGGSDQGRGSFDEVADALAAAMVERSIPSSALIQTTVANGEITFYFGREHLSALFWALRDDSSLKFELASSISGVDYGPDVPRRLHVVYELTSMTYRRRIRIEVAVGVDNPHVPSAVATYPTADWHERETWDMFGIIFDGHPGLTRILMPDDWDGHPQRKDYPLGGIPVEYKGAEIPAPDQRRSYS
- the nuoF gene encoding NADH-quinone oxidoreductase subunit NuoF, encoding MTPVLTRRWASPESWSIRTYRRLDGYEALPKALAVEPGRVVELLKNSGLRGRGGAGFPTGLKWSFLPQGDGKPHYLVVNADEGEPGTCKDIPSMMADPHALIEGCIITCFAIRSEFCAIYVRGEAIHSLRRLTHAVNEARAAGFLGRNILGTGFNLEIVVHAGAGAYICGEETALLDSLEGRRGQPRLKPPFPAVAGLYASPTVVNNVETIMSVPPIVLGGSDWYRSMGTEKSPGPKIYSLSGHVTRPGQYEAPMGTTLRQLLESAGGMLDGIPLKFFTPGGSSTPIFTPQHLDVPLSFDDVAAAGSMLGTTALMCFNETVSVPWAVWKWLEFYKHESCGKCTPCREGTGWLVQILRRVVSGSGTLEDLDTLSDAAGNIAGRSFCALGDAAATPILSSFKYFRHEFEDLVTGRTAPVVESRLLVGAH
- a CDS encoding NADH-quinone oxidoreductase subunit G — encoded protein: MTQTVNPPAVPQEKPVPAGYVRLTIDGVVVDAPKGELIIRAAERIGTAIPRFCDHPLLEPVGACRQCLVEVEMGGRPMPKPQASCTQTVADGMVVHTQVTSPVAAKAQRSNLEFLLLNHPLDCPICDKGGECPLQNQTLANGSAESRMHEAKRVFTKPIAISTEILLDRERCVLCQRCTRFSDQIAGDQFIDLLERGSAQQIGINSAEPFQSYFSGNTIQICPVGALTSAAYRFRSRPFDLVSTPTVCEHCADGCAQRTDHRSVGVTRRLAASDPEVNDEWNCDKGRFAFAYTGTGDRILRPMVRGADGELSPVSWTEAMSAAAAGLATARDTGGVGVLPGGRLTVTDAYAYAKFTRLALRTNDIDFRARAHSAEEAAFLAARVTGVTPDTGGVTFASLEKAPAVLLVALEPEEESPILFLRLRKASRRGVPVFSVGSVLSRGLEKMAGTLLTAVPGAEASLLERLSADGSTGAGGGDAGAQSEEAHLRAAAAVRAAGAVVLVGERAAEIPGLLTAVGAFADATGARLAWVPRRAGERGALDAGAIGNLLPGGRPVSDEGARHEVETAWSAPVPVEPGRDTSGILDAVGAGGLAGLLIGGVELSDLPDPAAALAAIAAAGFVVSLELRRSAVTELADVVFPVAAVAEKAGSFVNWEGRNRPFGAALAEFGTLDEGRILDTLGVEMDVDLYTQTPIAARADMGRLGVWAGKSDRADELVDSSPTSPRTSKLISADDQAFLVASWRMALDGSRGLDGEPHLAGTAKPDVVRLSPASAARLDLGDGDPVKVTGPAGGVVTLPLAITTMADGVVWLPGRINATPLGALIGAVAADRVHVTAGEGLNR